The region AGCACGGCTACCACGTCACCCTGGCCACCGACGCCATGTCCGACATCGACGCCGAGACCCACCGCAACAGCGTCGAGCGGATCTTCCCGCGTCTCGGTGAGACGGGCACGACGGACGAGATCCTGGAAGTGCTGGCCAAGACCCACGCCTGAGCCGTAGTCAGGGTCAGCGGCGGCGGTTGCCCTCCAGCTCCTCCAACTCCCTCACCAGCCCCCGCGCCACCGGCACTGCCACTCCGTGCCGGTCCGCGGCCCGCAGCAACGCGCCGCCGATCGCGTCGAGTTCGAGCGGACGGCCCGCCTCGGCGTCGCGCTGCATGGAGGACTTGGTGTCCGACGGGAAGGCGTCGTAGCGGGCGAGGGCCACGGCCGGGTCCGCCGGGGCGCCGCACGCCCGGCTGACGGCGGCCGTCTCCGCCACGAGGGACGTCAACTCCTCGCGGTGGCGCGCGCGGACCTCGCCGAGGGGCACCCCGTAACGGGTCGTCAGCAGCGCGAACGGCGCGAGGAACGACATCTTCGCCCACAGCGTGGCCGCCTCGTCGTCCAGGACACGGACGGCGGGGCCGGCCGCGGCCAACACCCCGGCGAGCGCGTCCAGCCGGCCGCGCGGCACGCTCTCGCCGGTCAGGTCGATCTCGGCGAAGGGGCTGCCGTGTTCGATCACCCCGGGGGCGGTCCGGGTCGACTCGACGCGGATGACGGCGGGGGCGACACGGGCGGAGCCGTAGCGGGCGCGCAGCGTCGCGGGGTGTTCGACACCGTTCAGGAACGGGACCAGCAGGCCGTCGCCGAGCGCCTCCGGCCGTACCCGCTCCAGGGCCGCGTCCAGTGCCGTGTGCTTGACCGCGATCAGGCAGGCGTCGACCGGTTCGCGCAGTTCGGTGTCGGCCTCCACGGCCGCCGTGAAGTCCCCGAACCGGCCGCTGCGGACGCGGATGCCGTCCGTGCGCAGCGCCCGCGCCGTCTCGTCCCCGGCCAAACAGATCACCCGGTGTCCGGCCCGGGCCACCAGCGCGGCCAGCAGTCCGCCGACGCCGCCCGGGCCCAGTACCGCCACGGTCGACCGTTCCTGAGACCGTTCGTCGGCCCGTTCCTTCGACTGGTCCTTCGTCATGGCTGTTCGATCCTCTCGTCGGTCGGCCCCGGAAGGTGGCCGCCTCGACGTAGATCATCCCGCTACGGCAACAGGACCGACGCCCCGGGTTCCCACAGGTGTGCGCGAGACTGGACGCATGTGCCGCAGCATCAAGACACTCCGCCCGCCCGTGCTCCCCGAAGAGGCCACCGAGGAGGAGATCCGGGCCGCCGCCCTCCAGTACGTCCGCAAGGTGTCCGGATTCCGCGCCCCGGCCGCCCACAACCGTGAGGTGTTCGACCGCGCGGTCGAGGCGATCGCCGCCGCCACGACCGAACTGCTGGACGGCCTGGAGGTACGGGGAGCCACTCAGCCGCAGCGCGCCGGATAGCGCCCCGCGGGTCCGCGCCTCCGCGGGTTCGTAGGTCAGGCGCCGGTGCCCGACTCCTGGGGTTCGGGACGGCGCATCAGGTACGCCGCGCCCGCCCCCGCGCCGAACAGCGCCAGGAACGACACCCCGGTCGCGAACCAGCTCGCGCCCAGCCACTGGCCGCCGAAGTAGCCGAGGGCGACGCTGTAGGCGGCCCAGGCCAGGCCCGCCACGATCGACCACGGCAGGAACTCGCGGACCCGGCGGTGGGCCGCGCCCGCGCCGAGTGAGACGACCGAGCGTCCGGCGGGCGCGAAGCGGGCGAGGACGACCAGCGCGCCCCGGGCGCCGCCGCCGCGCGCGAGGACCGCGCCGAGACGTTCCTGCGCGCTGGACAGCCGGCGCGAGCGGGCTATGGCCCGGTCCAGGCGTTCGCCGCCGCGCCAGGCCAGCCGGTAGGCCACCAGGTCGCCGAGGACCGAGGCGGTGGCCGCGGAGAGGGTGAGCGCCATGATGTTGGGCACCGCCTGCCCGACGGCGGCCCCCGCGGAGCCCGCCGCCGCTGCCGTGGCCGCCGTGATGACGAGGACGCCGCTCGGCAGGACCGGCAGGAAGACGTCCAGCAGGACCGAGACGGCCACCGCCGCGTAGATCCATGGGCTGCCCGTCAGCGGCCCCACACTCTCCAACACCGAAACTCCCCTGTACTCCCCCGTTGGCACGACCTCGCCGCTACGTCGCGGGGGAGCGGCAGGCGGCCTGTGACAGCCATACAGCGTACGCGGCGGGTGTGACAGGAGGGTCACTGGGGGTTCATGTGCTCCTCACGGCGGGAGCGAGTAAGGGAGGGGCGAGTCAGGGCGGGGGGACGAGTGTCGGAGGAGTGGGACAGCGATGGTGGCAGGGATGATCGCCGGCGCCCTGGCGTCGGCCGTACTGACGGTGGGCGGCGGCGCGGGAGCGGACGGCTACTGGATGACGACGGACGCGCGGTTCGCGCCGCCAGGCGCCTTCGTTGCGTCGGCGGCACTGACGTACGACATGCAGGTCGTTCCGGCGGCCGGCGGGATCGAGGTGAGCCAGCTGATGGACGAGCGGGGCGCCACGACCGTACGGCTGCGGGTGACCGGAGTGAAGGCGGGCCACGTGTTCGGGGCGCGGGTGCACCAGAAGCCCTGCACCGCCGATCCGGCCGCGGCGGGCGGGGTCTACCAGCACCGCGAGGACCCGGCTCACGCCGACCCGGACAAGGAGGTGTGGCTGGACTTCACCGCCGACGAGAACGGGAGGGGTGAGGCGAGGAGCCGGCACGACTGGGGCTTCAGGCCGGGCGGGGCCGGTTCGGTGGTGCTCTACGACGGGCCGGGCGCGGGAGGTACGCGGGTGGCGTGCTTCACCGTGCCGTTCGGATGGGTCGCCGGGACGGCTTGAGCGAGGGCGGGTCGCCGGGACGGCTTGAGCGAGGGCGGTACGGGACGGCCTGAGAGAGCGCGGTACGGGACGGCGCCCACCTCCGGGTGCGGGAGGCGGGCGCCGGGCCGGGTGGTGGCAGGGTCAGGCCGCGACGGGCTCCGAGGCCCGCTCGTCCGCGCGGGACGCGGCTGTGCGCCCGGCGAGGAGCCGGTCGAGGCCGAGCGCGCCGGAGCCGGTGAAGACCAGCAGCAGCATGGTCCAGCAGAACAGCACGGAGAGCTCGCCGCCGTTCTGGATCGGCCACAGGGCCGTCGACTGGTGCACGTCGAAGTACGCGTACGCCATCGAGCCCGACGCGATGAACGCCGCGCCGCGGGTGCCGAGGCCCAGCAGCACCAGGGCGCCGCCGACGAGCTGGATCACGGCCGCGTACCAGCCCGGCCAGGTGCCGGACGGGATGGAGCCGCCGTCGGTGCCGGCCGCGCCGCCGAGGACACCGAAGAGCGAGGCGGCGCCGTGCACGGCGAAGAGCAGGCCTATGACGATGCGCAACAGGCCGATGGCGTACGGCTGAGCGCTGTTGAGGCGGTCGGTCATGTGGGGGACTCCTTCGGTCTGGTCCGGTCCGTGGGGAACCGGATCCTGGGGGCGGAACCGAGTGAGTCATCAACGTTAGGGGAACCTAATCAATGCTTGCAAGTTCAACATTTAGCCATGGTCCGGATTCCGTTTGGGCTTCCGTTTCTGCTGTCGCCGCACGTAGCGAGGCCCGCGCCACCGCGTCGGCGTCCGAAAGCGTGACCGAATCCACACCCGGCCGGGCTCCGGCCGCGGTCACCCAGTGCACGCCCTCCGTGGGCACCCCGAAGGCGAACCGCCGTGCGTGCGGCCGACCTTGACGGTCAATCAGACGGTAGGGGCGCGGTGTTACGTCCAGCCCTCCGGTTTCGTAACCGTCGCTCGTGTGCGGGCGGCACCCGCCCGTCCTCAGCAACCGGGTGAGCAGTTCGTCGCCCGTCCGCCTGAGGTCCGGTTCCGGCAGCCGCGCCTCTATCAGCGTTGTCGCGCGGACGGTCGAACCCGGCACGTCGGGGGAGTGCGCGACCCAGCCCCCGTCCTCGGCCCGCACTTCCAGCCGGGGGCCCAGGACGTCCAGGACACCCGCCTCGATCAGCGCGGCCATCTCCTCGACGCGGCGGCGGGGCGGTCCGATGGAGAGGAAGGCGTTGAGCGGCGTGTACCAGCGGTCCAGGTGCTCGCGCCGCGAGCCACCCGGCAGGCCCCCGTGGTCCACGATCCGCCGCACCTCGTTGCGCAGGTCGCGCAGCACGTCCAGGGCGGCCTTCAGGGGACCGTCGACGTTCCCGAGCGCGGCCTGCTCGGCGTCCTCGCGCAGATGCGCCAGCAGCCAGGAGCGCCAGGCGCCGGGCGTGGCGAAGTCGTGACCGGCGTACGGGCGCGAAACGCGGTCCCAGCACCAGCGATCGCCCTGCGGGATGCCGAACTCGTCGAGGACTCGGGCCTCTTGAGGGCTCCGGTGCGGGGTGGCGAGGAAACGGTCCCTGAACTCCAGCAGCCTCGTGCGCTCCCACCGACCGGCGCACACGCCCTCGTAGTAGACGGTCTCCACCTCCTTCGCGATCAGTGGCCATATCTCGCCCAGGAAGTCCGGCGCCTCACCGGAGTCGGCGCGCTTGCGGAAGCCGGCGATGACCTCGTCGGTGAGGACGAGGGGGAGATGGCGGCCGTAGGGGCCCTTCGCGTTGTCGCCGCGGGCCTGGTACGGGATACCGCGGCGCGAGCCCGCGTACAGGCGGGGCTCGTGGCCGGAGGGGAGGTAGCGCAGGCCCTCGGCGGTGCGGGTGAAGCGGCCGCCGCGGCCCGTCGTGAGCAGGGCCATGTGGTCGAAGAAGTTGAGACCGAGGCCGCGCAGCAGGACCGGTTCGCCGGGAGAAGGGGCGGACAGGTCGACGTCCGCCGGGTTGGCGGGCGGGATGTGGCGCAGGCCGTGCCGTTCGGCGTACGCCGTGAGGTCGCGTTGGGAGCGGTCCGGGGCCGTCGGCAGATGGCCCTGGGCGAGGACGACCGCGGACAGCTCCGGCAGCGCGCGCCCGTTGTCGAGGGTGAGGGTCTGGCGGCCGTCGGGGTCGTCGTCGAGCCGTACCGCGCGCGCCGCGTGCACCTCGACGCGCACTCCTGGCGGCGCCCCGCGCACCACCTCGGCGAACACCCACTCCAGATAGCGGCCGTAGTGCGCGCGGGTCGGGTAGTCGTCCGGGCCCAGTTCGCCGCCCGCCCAGGTGTGCAGGCTCGGCCCGGGGCGGACCGGGCCCGAGCAGTCCACGCTGTCGTCGGTGAAGAGGGTCACCTGCGAGGCCACGGTGTTCATCAGCAGATGCGGCGACTGCGCGGTGCGCCAGACGCGGCCGGGGCCGGGCGGCGACGGGTCGACCACGTGGACCGTCAGTCGTGCTCCGGGCGGGAGCAGCTCCGGCGCGGAGGCGCACAGGCGTTCAAGGACGCTGGTGCCCCGCGGTCCCGCGCCGACGACGGCGAGGGACACATCGACGGCAGGGGTGGTCCCCGAGGACGCGGCGCTCACTGCAGACAAAGGTGTGACTCCCGGGCATGGGGGGCGCATGACGGCGAACCGCCTGCTGGGAGTTCCACGGGAAGGTCCCCTGGAAGCGGACGGTCCGCCTCATCATGCCGTCGGCGAGAACCCGAACCGAGCCCCGGGCGGGAGGATCGCCGTCCGCTGTGGGATGCGTCACGGGTATCTCACGGGGTCCTCACGCACCCCTCGCACCGCTGTCACGCTTGCTTCACAGGCGCGTTGTGGACGACCGAGGGAGACTGCGGACACTCATGAACCGACCGCGGGCGCTCGTGAGCCGAAAGCGCACGCTCACGAACCGACCGCTGACGAGCACGAGTCGATCTCGGACGCTCACGAACTGATCTCGGACGTTCGTGAACCGATATCGGACTCCATGACCGTCCGCAGCCGGGCGGCGCCCCCGTCCTTCCCCGCGCGGGCCTGCTCCAGCCGCAGCCGGGCCGAACGTCCTTGCAGGGTCAGGGTCATGAGCTGGTTGCCGAACCAAGGGCCGCCCGTTTTACGCCAGTCGACAGGTGGCCGGTCGCACTTGCCGTGCCCGGTGAACCGGCGCCCGATCGCCCGCCCGACCGCGCTCCACCCGAAGCGGAAGCCGAGCCGTATGGAGAGGGGGATGGAGTTGTGGACGGGGGAGCAGGTCAGCTGGAGGACGCGGGCGTCGGGGGAGCGGGGGGAGTCGGGCGTCCCAGAGGTCCCGGAAGGCCACTGGGGCTCGGCGATATAGGCGTGGTGGACGTCTCCGGACAGCACGGACACCGTCGCCGGGGCGTCCGGCCCGGAACCGGCCTCGGCGATCAGCTCCGCGAGCGCGGCGAAGGAAGCGGGGAAGGCCGCCCAGTGCTCCAGGTCGGCCCGGCGGCGTAGCTTCTCCCCGAATCGGGCCCAGCGCGGGCCCCGTTCACCCCGGCACAGGGCGGCGTCCCATGTCTCGGCGTCATGCACGAGGTGGGGGAGCAGCCAGGGCAGTGAGGTGCCGATCAGGAGGTGGTCGCAGGAGCCCGGCGCGTCCAGCGCCTGCTCGCGCAGCCACCGCTCCTCGCCCGGGTCCAGCATCGCCCGCCGGTCCTCGGCCAGCACGCGGGCCGCCCGGGTGTCCACCATCAGCAGCCGTACGCGGCCGAAGTCGCGGCGGTAGCTCCAGCGGACGGAGGCCGGATCGGCGTCGGACTGGGCGGCGAAGGCGCTCAGCACGTCGGTGCCGTCGGGGGTCTCGCGGACGGCGGCGTACAGGGCGTCCTCGGCGAGTTCGCGCGGTGAGAGGTTGCCGAGGTGCTGGTGGACCCAGTACGACATCAGGCCGCTCATCAGCCGCTCGCGCCACCACACCGTGGCCCGCATGTCGGCGAGCCAGGAGGCGCTGGTGTTCCAGTCGTCGATCACGTCGTGGTCGTCGAAGATCATGCAGCTGGGCACGGTCGACAGCAGCCAGCGGACTTCCGGGTCGAGCCACGATTCGTAGTAGAGGCGGGTGTACTCCTCGTAGTCCGCGACCTGGTCGCCCGGGGGGTCCGCGAGGTTGCGGCGGGCGGCGAGCCAGCGCTGGGTGGCCTTCGAGGTCTCGTCGGCGTACACCTGGTCGCCCAACAGGAGCAGGACGTCCGGCCGTTCGCTCTCGGGCTCGCTCGCGATACGGGCCGCCAGTGTGTCCAGCGCGTCGGGCCCGACCGGGTCCTTCTCGTCCGCGGGCGGCGCGGCCCAGCGGCAGGAGCCGAAGGTGACACGGACGGCGTCTTCCTCGCCCCGGGTGCGGACGACCGAGGGCGGGAAGGGGGAGTCGGCCGGCGGCCAGACACCGACGCCGTCCAGCAGCACCTCGTAGGCGGTGTCCGTGCCCGGGGTCAGACCGCTCACCGGCACCAACGCGTAGTGGTGCCCGGCGACTTGGAAGGTGCGGGCCGAGCCGCGGGCGCCGTCGGCGCAGCGCACCTCGGCGGTGCACGGACGGCTCGCCTCGACCCAGAAGGTCGCGGACGAGCCGTCGACGTACCTCAGCAGCGGTCCCAGGCGCAGTTCCGCCAAGGTGATCACCCCTCTCCGTCGCCCCGTACGGTACGGAACGACGGAGATGAGCGGGGAGGTTCCGGGAACTGCGCCGGTTTCCGTGGGGGGAGGGGACCGGTGGGGATCCGTGGGGGGATCGGTGGGGGGATCGGTGCGGGGATCAGCAGCCGCTGAGGACCGAGCTGAGCTTGCTCTTCTCCGCCGAGTCGACCTTGAGGTTGTAGTAGTACTTCACCTGGACCCAGGCGCGGACGTAGGTGCAGGCGTAGGAGCTGAGCGGGGGCATCCACTCGGCCGGGTCCTGGTCGCTCTTCTGCTGGTTCACGTTGTCCGTGACGGCGATGAGCTGCGGCCGGGTCACGTCGTTGGCGAAGGCCTGGCGCTGGGCGGTGGTCCAGGCGCTGGCGCCGGAGTCCCAGGCCTCGGCGAGCGGGACGAGGTGGTCGATGTCCAGGTCGGAGGCGGCGGTCCAGGTGGCGCCGTCGTAGACCGAGTACCAGGTGCCGCTGGTGGCGGTGCAGGCGGAGTTGGTGACGACGTTCGAACCGTCGCGCTTGAGGACGTACTCACGGGTGTTGCAGGTGCCGCTGATGGTGATCCAGGTGGGGAAGAGATCACGGTTGTAGCCGGTGCGGTTCTCCGTCGCCACGGTGAGCGAGGCGAGGTAGGTGCGCGCGGTGGCGGCGCTGACCGGGGTGGGGAGCGCGGCGGAGGCGGTCGGGCCGTTGAAAATCCCGACCATGGCTATCAGGCCGGTGAAGGCTGCGAGTATGCTCAGCCGTCGACGCGCGTAGACCTTTGGCATGCGAACTCCCTTGAGGTGGGGGGACGTTGGGGCGAGCGGGCCCATGCTCGCGGTGGCGCATTTCCGGAAGGTGTGAAGCAGGTAAGAAGCTAGTGACGTGCGCATGACATGCCAAGGGGTTCGGGGTAATCGGTTTCTGTGGATCGGGAAGCGGGCTCCGAGGCGTTGTGTGAGGGGCCCGGGACCTATGGCCCTGTCCGGCCCGTTTCGTCATCCCGTAGGATGGATGGCGCAGAAGGGGAGTAGCTCTTCGCCGGACCGTCGACATACTGCTCAGCTCGTCTGAGCCGGCGCCCGGAGGCAGACCGTCACGGTCGGCCAGCGAGACCTTCGGCAGAGCAGTGCACTGTCCGCGCGTACGTCCTCGTGCGGGCGCCGATGTGTGCTGCCGTGCCGAGGTGTCGCGCAGCAGTCACAACACTCTCGGTGGGGCAGCCCCGACCGATTGAGGGATTTTGATCAGCATCACCGTGATGGCGCTCGTCTTCGGCGTCGTCTTCCTCGCCGAGTTGCCGGACAAGACCGCGCTCGCCGGGCTCGTCCTCGGCACCCGCTATCGCGCCTCGTACGTCTTCGCGGGCGTCGCCGCCGCCTTTGCCGTGCACGTCGCGCTCGCCGTCGCCGCGGGCAGCGTGCTGACCCTGCTGCCGCAGCAGATCGTGCACGCGATCACGGGTGTGCTGTTTCTCGCCGGTGCCGCCGTGCTGCTCCTGAAGAAGGGCGAGGACGAGGAGGAGATCCGCGATCCCGCGAACCAGAGCTTCTGGAAGGTCTCGGGGGCGGGCTTCATGCTCATCCTGGTCGCCGAGTTCGGTGACCTCACGCAGATCATGACGGCGAACCTCGCGGCCCGGTACGACGACCCGCTCTCGGTCGGCCTCGGTGCGGTGCTCGCGCTCTGGGCGGTGGCCGGACTCGGCATCGTCGGCGGCAAGGCCCTGATGAAGCGGGTTCCGCTGGAGCTCATCACCAAGGTCGCGGCCATGCTGATGCTGGCGCTGGGGGTCTGGAGTCTGTACGAGGCGGTGGCGGCCTGAGCCGTCGGCGTCCCGCTCGTCGGGGTGCCGGTCGGGGTGCCGGTGAAAGGCCCGAGGCTCGTCCTGGTCGGAGGCGGTGGCGCCGGCCCCCCTCGTTTTGTATCGTAGAGAAACAAAGTGGCTCCCGTCCGCACTCCCTGACCGGCGGGCGGGGCCGCCTTGTCCCCGGGGGACCCGGTGCTGATCCAACGGACGCCCCCGGCCCCTTCCCCCGCGCCCTGGAGCCTGCCGATGACGGCCACCACCGTTCTGACCGCCCGCGCCCTCCTGCTCGACATGGACGGCACCCTCGTCAATTCGGACGCCGTGGTCGAGCGCTGCTGGCGCCGCTGGGCCGAGCGGCACGGGCTGGACGGGGACGAGGTCATGAAGGTCGTCCACGGGCGGCAGGGGTACGCGTCGATGGCGGTGCTGCTGCCGAACCGGCCGATGGAGCAGAACTACGCCGACAACGCGCGCATGCTCGCCGAGGAGACCGCCGACATGGACGGGGTCGTCGCGATTCCGGGTGCCGCGGAGTTCCTTGCCTCGCTGGGCGCGGTGCCGCATGCCCTTGTCACCTCCGCGGATGTGGGGCTGTCCACGGCGCGGATGGCT is a window of Streptomyces mirabilis DNA encoding:
- a CDS encoding ketopantoate reductase family protein, translating into MTKDQSKERADERSQERSTVAVLGPGGVGGLLAALVARAGHRVICLAGDETARALRTDGIRVRSGRFGDFTAAVEADTELREPVDACLIAVKHTALDAALERVRPEALGDGLLVPFLNGVEHPATLRARYGSARVAPAVIRVESTRTAPGVIEHGSPFAEIDLTGESVPRGRLDALAGVLAAAGPAVRVLDDEAATLWAKMSFLAPFALLTTRYGVPLGEVRARHREELTSLVAETAAVSRACGAPADPAVALARYDAFPSDTKSSMQRDAEAGRPLELDAIGGALLRAADRHGVAVPVARGLVRELEELEGNRRR
- a CDS encoding DUF2277 domain-containing protein, whose translation is MCRSIKTLRPPVLPEEATEEEIRAAALQYVRKVSGFRAPAAHNREVFDRAVEAIAAATTELLDGLEVRGATQPQRAG
- a CDS encoding DedA family protein, coding for MLESVGPLTGSPWIYAAVAVSVLLDVFLPVLPSGVLVITAATAAAAGSAGAAVGQAVPNIMALTLSAATASVLGDLVAYRLAWRGGERLDRAIARSRRLSSAQERLGAVLARGGGARGALVVLARFAPAGRSVVSLGAGAAHRRVREFLPWSIVAGLAWAAYSVALGYFGGQWLGASWFATGVSFLALFGAGAGAAYLMRRPEPQESGTGA
- a CDS encoding superoxide dismutase family protein, translated to MVAGMIAGALASAVLTVGGGAGADGYWMTTDARFAPPGAFVASAALTYDMQVVPAAGGIEVSQLMDERGATTVRLRVTGVKAGHVFGARVHQKPCTADPAAAGGVYQHREDPAHADPDKEVWLDFTADENGRGEARSRHDWGFRPGGAGSVVLYDGPGAGGTRVACFTVPFGWVAGTA
- a CDS encoding DoxX family protein, which produces MTDRLNSAQPYAIGLLRIVIGLLFAVHGAASLFGVLGGAAGTDGGSIPSGTWPGWYAAVIQLVGGALVLLGLGTRGAAFIASGSMAYAYFDVHQSTALWPIQNGGELSVLFCWTMLLLVFTGSGALGLDRLLAGRTAASRADERASEPVAA
- a CDS encoding FAD/NAD(P)-binding protein; this encodes MRPPCPGVTPLSAVSAASSGTTPAVDVSLAVVGAGPRGTSVLERLCASAPELLPPGARLTVHVVDPSPPGPGRVWRTAQSPHLLMNTVASQVTLFTDDSVDCSGPVRPGPSLHTWAGGELGPDDYPTRAHYGRYLEWVFAEVVRGAPPGVRVEVHAARAVRLDDDPDGRQTLTLDNGRALPELSAVVLAQGHLPTAPDRSQRDLTAYAERHGLRHIPPANPADVDLSAPSPGEPVLLRGLGLNFFDHMALLTTGRGGRFTRTAEGLRYLPSGHEPRLYAGSRRGIPYQARGDNAKGPYGRHLPLVLTDEVIAGFRKRADSGEAPDFLGEIWPLIAKEVETVYYEGVCAGRWERTRLLEFRDRFLATPHRSPQEARVLDEFGIPQGDRWCWDRVSRPYAGHDFATPGAWRSWLLAHLREDAEQAALGNVDGPLKAALDVLRDLRNEVRRIVDHGGLPGGSRREHLDRWYTPLNAFLSIGPPRRRVEEMAALIEAGVLDVLGPRLEVRAEDGGWVAHSPDVPGSTVRATTLIEARLPEPDLRRTGDELLTRLLRTGGCRPHTSDGYETGGLDVTPRPYRLIDRQGRPHARRFAFGVPTEGVHWVTAAGARPGVDSVTLSDADAVARASLRAATAETEAQTESGPWLNVELASID
- a CDS encoding alkaline phosphatase D family protein, with the translated sequence MAELRLGPLLRYVDGSSATFWVEASRPCTAEVRCADGARGSARTFQVAGHHYALVPVSGLTPGTDTAYEVLLDGVGVWPPADSPFPPSVVRTRGEEDAVRVTFGSCRWAAPPADEKDPVGPDALDTLAARIASEPESERPDVLLLLGDQVYADETSKATQRWLAARRNLADPPGDQVADYEEYTRLYYESWLDPEVRWLLSTVPSCMIFDDHDVIDDWNTSASWLADMRATVWWRERLMSGLMSYWVHQHLGNLSPRELAEDALYAAVRETPDGTDVLSAFAAQSDADPASVRWSYRRDFGRVRLLMVDTRAARVLAEDRRAMLDPGEERWLREQALDAPGSCDHLLIGTSLPWLLPHLVHDAETWDAALCRGERGPRWARFGEKLRRRADLEHWAAFPASFAALAELIAEAGSGPDAPATVSVLSGDVHHAYIAEPQWPSGTSGTPDSPRSPDARVLQLTCSPVHNSIPLSIRLGFRFGWSAVGRAIGRRFTGHGKCDRPPVDWRKTGGPWFGNQLMTLTLQGRSARLRLEQARAGKDGGAARLRTVMESDIGSRTSEISS
- a CDS encoding HNH endonuclease family protein, whose amino-acid sequence is MPKVYARRRLSILAAFTGLIAMVGIFNGPTASAALPTPVSAATARTYLASLTVATENRTGYNRDLFPTWITISGTCNTREYVLKRDGSNVVTNSACTATSGTWYSVYDGATWTAASDLDIDHLVPLAEAWDSGASAWTTAQRQAFANDVTRPQLIAVTDNVNQQKSDQDPAEWMPPLSSYACTYVRAWVQVKYYYNLKVDSAEKSKLSSVLSGC
- a CDS encoding TMEM165/GDT1 family protein; the protein is MISITVMALVFGVVFLAELPDKTALAGLVLGTRYRASYVFAGVAAAFAVHVALAVAAGSVLTLLPQQIVHAITGVLFLAGAAVLLLKKGEDEEEIRDPANQSFWKVSGAGFMLILVAEFGDLTQIMTANLAARYDDPLSVGLGAVLALWAVAGLGIVGGKALMKRVPLELITKVAAMLMLALGVWSLYEAVAA
- a CDS encoding HAD family hydrolase, translated to MTATTVLTARALLLDMDGTLVNSDAVVERCWRRWAERHGLDGDEVMKVVHGRQGYASMAVLLPNRPMEQNYADNARMLAEETADMDGVVAIPGAAEFLASLGAVPHALVTSADVGLSTARMAAAGLGMPDVRVTAESVGASKPDPEGFLKGAAELGVAPEDCVVFEDSGAGISAGRGAGMRVVGVGPRAGFHRPDVGVRDLTQVRVEVVGDGTVRLHVG